The Hevea brasiliensis isolate MT/VB/25A 57/8 chromosome 1, ASM3005281v1, whole genome shotgun sequence genome has a window encoding:
- the LOC131183210 gene encoding uncharacterized protein LOC131183210, whose translation MKTNEKDMTRADALSHIAFVLHEISAHVIGFERMKDDYNTCPDFGLIFQEVNTGNRCDFVILDGYFFKATKLCIPCTSLREFLVWELHVSGLAGYLRKDKTIALVDDRFYWPSLKRDVVRIVSQCRTY comes from the exons ATGAAAACTAATGAGAAGGATATGACAAGAG CTGATGCACTTAGTCATATAgcatttgttcttcatgaaataaGTGCGCATGTCATTGGATTTGAAAGAATGAAAGATGATTATAATACTTGTCCTGATTTTGGTCTTATTTTTCAAGAGGTGAATACAGGTAATCGTTGTGATTTTGTTATTCTTGATGGTTATTTTTTTAAGGCCACCAAATTATGCATTCCTTGCACTTCACTTAGAGAATTCTTAGTATGGGAATTACATGTAAGTGGGCTAGCAGGATATCTTAGAAAAGATAAGACCATTGCACTTGTTGATGATAGGTTCTATTGGCCTTCATTGAAGAGAGATGTTGTTAGGATTGTCTCACAGTGCCGCACTTATTAG